Part of the Pseudomonadota bacterium genome, CAACAAAATGGAGATGACGATGACTAAAACAGCTATATTTGCTTTTCGCGGTGACCCTATCTGTTTTATCCATGTTCTTCTGAATGGTCTCGATATGGCGGCCAAGGGTATGGAGGGGAAAATTATTATCGAGGGCGATGCGGTTAAATTGGTACCTGAAATGGCAACTCCGGGTCATTTTCTCAACCAGCTTTATCTTAAAACAAAAGAGCAAGGGTTGATTGTTGGTGCTTGTCGGGCCTGTTCGACTAAACTTGGAGTTGCATCCGCAGTTGAGGCTGAAGGTATTTCTCTGATTGGAGAAATGTCTGGACATCCATCGATATCAGCCTATATTGAGGAAGGTTACAGAATTATTACATTCTGAATGTTTTGCTTGATATTTAGGGTCGTGGGGAAGTTTTGCCGGATGGGTAAAACGCTTTAACTTTAAATAGATTCATGGAACGTTAATGATCTGCGTGCGAGCTTAATTTGAAAACAATCAGCATCCGGAAGATAAATACCCTGATCGACTGG contains:
- a CDS encoding DsrE family protein yields the protein MTKTAIFAFRGDPICFIHVLLNGLDMAAKGMEGKIIIEGDAVKLVPEMATPGHFLNQLYLKTKEQGLIVGACRACSTKLGVASAVEAEGISLIGEMSGHPSISAYIEEGYRIITF